A genomic region of Phragmites australis chromosome 2, lpPhrAust1.1, whole genome shotgun sequence contains the following coding sequences:
- the LOC133892411 gene encoding uncharacterized protein LOC133892411, protein MAGARVSLAEPCRVVCSLRVRAALTDAGGRWHAGAIAAAADNMCSAVVLTVEGAPTSTVHYGSSYFSPAHHNTLVMNWSSRRKTSMQQNNF, encoded by the exons ATGGCCGGCGCGCGCGTCTCCCTCGCCGAGCCCTGCCGCGTGGTCTGCTCGCTCCGCGTGCGAGCCGCGCTCACC GACGCGGGGGGGAGGTGGCACGCCGGGGCgatcgcggcggcggcggacaaCATGTGCTCGGCGGTGGTCTTGACGGTGGAGGGCGCGCCCACGTCCACCGTCCACTACGGCTCGTCCTACTTCTCCCCCGCCCATCACAAC ACTCTTGTGATGAATTGGAGTTCTAGGAGGAAGACATCaatgcaacaaaataacttttga